The following proteins are co-located in the Poecile atricapillus isolate bPoeAtr1 chromosome 2, bPoeAtr1.hap1, whole genome shotgun sequence genome:
- the OTULIN gene encoding ubiquitin thioesterase otulin isoform X1 — protein sequence MSGERRRPGRAPRPPLGPDAAAAAGARQGLPAWGGGAERCRAESQDNLQGWMTEPTSFSTGAEEKKESVPTQLMKHKKEVGVASEELGSANAAADQKEQTTSEIRQDCVYRSCGRHEKADMIKFLVMDQDASRNCELYVPVSSNHSTVESSEESEEDMYRDEEEIEREKILLCGTSSSERKLSVSPEVDIMDYCRKEWRGNTPAAKRMRKGYEAVAQKFASIRRIRGDNYCAFRATLFQALSQATQLPMWLQSENFTMLPESLLSKYDWIKQWQLRQKPGKRMGEISDEIKEYLILLRKKWKNISEIKGPLEKQEACDELFKNEEEEYSLYEALKFLMLNTAIELYNADKSGKRVPVFSWLLFARDTSSNPCQLMQNHLNHIGHSGGLEQVEMFLLAYALQYTIQVYRLYKYSTDEFITLYPNDPEEDWPVVTLITEDDRHYNIPVRMCQETML from the exons ATGAGCGGCGAGCGGCGACGGCCGGGCCGAGCTCCGCGCCCTCCCCTCGGGCCCGAcgcggcggcggccgccgggGCTCGGCAGGGGCTGCCGGCTTGGGGCGGCGGCGCGGAGCGGTGCCGGGCGGAAAG CCAGGATAATCTTCAAGGGTGGATGACAGAACCAACCAGCTTTTCTACAggtgcagaagagaaaaaagagagtgtTCCCACACAGCTGATGAAGCATAAAAAAGAAGTTGGTGTTGCTTCTGAGGAACTTGGCTCAGCAAATGCAGCTGCAGACCAGAAAGAGCAAACTACATCAGAAATAAGACAAGACTGTGTATACAGAAGTTGTGGAAGACATGAGAAGGCCGATATGATTAAATTTCTTGTGATGGATCAAGATGCATCCAGAAACTGTGAACTATATGTACCTGTATCTAGTAACCATTCAACAGTGGAGTCATCTGAGGAGAG TGAGGAGGACATGTATCGTGATGAAGAAGaaatagagagagagaaaatactaCTTTGTGGAACAAGCTCATCAG AGCGTAAACTGAGTGTTTCACCTGAAGTGGACATCATGGATTATTGCAGAAAGGAATGGAGAGGAAATACACCAGCAGCAAAAAGGATGAGAAAG GGATATGAAGCAGTTGCTCAGAAGTTCGCATCTATAAGGAGAATACGAGGTGATAACTATTGTGCTTTCAGAGCAACTCTTTTCCAGGCATTAAGCCAAGCTACACAGTTACCAATGTGGCTGCAGAGTGAGAATTTTACTATG CTTCCGGAAAGCTTGCTGAGCAAGTATGACTGGATCAAGCAGTGGCAGCTCAGACAGAAACCCGGCAAGAGGATGGGAGAAATAAGTGATGAAATAAAAGAGTATTTAATACTTCTAAGGAAAAAG tggaaGAATATAAGTGAAATAAAAGGTCCCCTTGAGAAACAAGAAGCTTGTGATGAATTGTTTAAAAATGAAGAGGAGGAGTATAGTCTCTATGAAGCGCTGAAATTTTTGATGCTTAACACTGCCATTGAATTATACAACGCTGATAAAAGTGGAAAGAGAGTGCCTGTCTTCTCCTGGCTCCTGTTTGCACGGGACACATCCAGCAACCCTTGTCAGTTAATGCAAAATCACTTGAATCATATTGGTCACAGTGGAGGCCTTGAACAA GTGGAAATGTTTCTTCTTGCTTATGCTTTGCAGTATACCATCCAGGTGTACCGACTGTATAAGTACAGCACTGATGAGTTCATCACACTTTACCCCAATGACCCAGAGGAGGACTGGCCTGTGGTGACTCTCATAACTGAAGATGACAGACATTACAATATTCCAGTCAGAATGTGCCAAGAGACGATGCTGTGA
- the OTULIN gene encoding ubiquitin thioesterase otulin isoform X2, protein MILVQWMLTEHQDNLQGWMTEPTSFSTGAEEKKESVPTQLMKHKKEVGVASEELGSANAAADQKEQTTSEIRQDCVYRSCGRHEKADMIKFLVMDQDASRNCELYVPVSSNHSTVESSEESEEDMYRDEEEIEREKILLCGTSSSERKLSVSPEVDIMDYCRKEWRGNTPAAKRMRKGYEAVAQKFASIRRIRGDNYCAFRATLFQALSQATQLPMWLQSENFTMLPESLLSKYDWIKQWQLRQKPGKRMGEISDEIKEYLILLRKKWKNISEIKGPLEKQEACDELFKNEEEEYSLYEALKFLMLNTAIELYNADKSGKRVPVFSWLLFARDTSSNPCQLMQNHLNHIGHSGGLEQVEMFLLAYALQYTIQVYRLYKYSTDEFITLYPNDPEEDWPVVTLITEDDRHYNIPVRMCQETML, encoded by the exons ATGATCCTGGTGCAGTGGATGCTCACAGAGCACCAG GATAATCTTCAAGGGTGGATGACAGAACCAACCAGCTTTTCTACAggtgcagaagagaaaaaagagagtgtTCCCACACAGCTGATGAAGCATAAAAAAGAAGTTGGTGTTGCTTCTGAGGAACTTGGCTCAGCAAATGCAGCTGCAGACCAGAAAGAGCAAACTACATCAGAAATAAGACAAGACTGTGTATACAGAAGTTGTGGAAGACATGAGAAGGCCGATATGATTAAATTTCTTGTGATGGATCAAGATGCATCCAGAAACTGTGAACTATATGTACCTGTATCTAGTAACCATTCAACAGTGGAGTCATCTGAGGAGAG TGAGGAGGACATGTATCGTGATGAAGAAGaaatagagagagagaaaatactaCTTTGTGGAACAAGCTCATCAG AGCGTAAACTGAGTGTTTCACCTGAAGTGGACATCATGGATTATTGCAGAAAGGAATGGAGAGGAAATACACCAGCAGCAAAAAGGATGAGAAAG GGATATGAAGCAGTTGCTCAGAAGTTCGCATCTATAAGGAGAATACGAGGTGATAACTATTGTGCTTTCAGAGCAACTCTTTTCCAGGCATTAAGCCAAGCTACACAGTTACCAATGTGGCTGCAGAGTGAGAATTTTACTATG CTTCCGGAAAGCTTGCTGAGCAAGTATGACTGGATCAAGCAGTGGCAGCTCAGACAGAAACCCGGCAAGAGGATGGGAGAAATAAGTGATGAAATAAAAGAGTATTTAATACTTCTAAGGAAAAAG tggaaGAATATAAGTGAAATAAAAGGTCCCCTTGAGAAACAAGAAGCTTGTGATGAATTGTTTAAAAATGAAGAGGAGGAGTATAGTCTCTATGAAGCGCTGAAATTTTTGATGCTTAACACTGCCATTGAATTATACAACGCTGATAAAAGTGGAAAGAGAGTGCCTGTCTTCTCCTGGCTCCTGTTTGCACGGGACACATCCAGCAACCCTTGTCAGTTAATGCAAAATCACTTGAATCATATTGGTCACAGTGGAGGCCTTGAACAA GTGGAAATGTTTCTTCTTGCTTATGCTTTGCAGTATACCATCCAGGTGTACCGACTGTATAAGTACAGCACTGATGAGTTCATCACACTTTACCCCAATGACCCAGAGGAGGACTGGCCTGTGGTGACTCTCATAACTGAAGATGACAGACATTACAATATTCCAGTCAGAATGTGCCAAGAGACGATGCTGTGA
- the OTULIN gene encoding ubiquitin thioesterase otulin isoform X4, which yields MTEPTSFSTGAEEKKESVPTQLMKHKKEVGVASEELGSANAAADQKEQTTSEIRQDCVYRSCGRHEKADMIKFLVMDQDASRNCELYVPVSSNHSTVESSEESEEDMYRDEEEIEREKILLCGTSSSERKLSVSPEVDIMDYCRKEWRGNTPAAKRMRKGYEAVAQKFASIRRIRGDNYCAFRATLFQALSQATQLPMWLQSENFTMLPESLLSKYDWIKQWQLRQKPGKRMGEISDEIKEYLILLRKKWKNISEIKGPLEKQEACDELFKNEEEEYSLYEALKFLMLNTAIELYNADKSGKRVPVFSWLLFARDTSSNPCQLMQNHLNHIGHSGGLEQVEMFLLAYALQYTIQVYRLYKYSTDEFITLYPNDPEEDWPVVTLITEDDRHYNIPVRMCQETML from the exons ATGACAGAACCAACCAGCTTTTCTACAggtgcagaagagaaaaaagagagtgtTCCCACACAGCTGATGAAGCATAAAAAAGAAGTTGGTGTTGCTTCTGAGGAACTTGGCTCAGCAAATGCAGCTGCAGACCAGAAAGAGCAAACTACATCAGAAATAAGACAAGACTGTGTATACAGAAGTTGTGGAAGACATGAGAAGGCCGATATGATTAAATTTCTTGTGATGGATCAAGATGCATCCAGAAACTGTGAACTATATGTACCTGTATCTAGTAACCATTCAACAGTGGAGTCATCTGAGGAGAG TGAGGAGGACATGTATCGTGATGAAGAAGaaatagagagagagaaaatactaCTTTGTGGAACAAGCTCATCAG AGCGTAAACTGAGTGTTTCACCTGAAGTGGACATCATGGATTATTGCAGAAAGGAATGGAGAGGAAATACACCAGCAGCAAAAAGGATGAGAAAG GGATATGAAGCAGTTGCTCAGAAGTTCGCATCTATAAGGAGAATACGAGGTGATAACTATTGTGCTTTCAGAGCAACTCTTTTCCAGGCATTAAGCCAAGCTACACAGTTACCAATGTGGCTGCAGAGTGAGAATTTTACTATG CTTCCGGAAAGCTTGCTGAGCAAGTATGACTGGATCAAGCAGTGGCAGCTCAGACAGAAACCCGGCAAGAGGATGGGAGAAATAAGTGATGAAATAAAAGAGTATTTAATACTTCTAAGGAAAAAG tggaaGAATATAAGTGAAATAAAAGGTCCCCTTGAGAAACAAGAAGCTTGTGATGAATTGTTTAAAAATGAAGAGGAGGAGTATAGTCTCTATGAAGCGCTGAAATTTTTGATGCTTAACACTGCCATTGAATTATACAACGCTGATAAAAGTGGAAAGAGAGTGCCTGTCTTCTCCTGGCTCCTGTTTGCACGGGACACATCCAGCAACCCTTGTCAGTTAATGCAAAATCACTTGAATCATATTGGTCACAGTGGAGGCCTTGAACAA GTGGAAATGTTTCTTCTTGCTTATGCTTTGCAGTATACCATCCAGGTGTACCGACTGTATAAGTACAGCACTGATGAGTTCATCACACTTTACCCCAATGACCCAGAGGAGGACTGGCCTGTGGTGACTCTCATAACTGAAGATGACAGACATTACAATATTCCAGTCAGAATGTGCCAAGAGACGATGCTGTGA
- the OTULIN gene encoding ubiquitin thioesterase otulin isoform X3: protein MERTFYEGSQDNLQGWMTEPTSFSTGAEEKKESVPTQLMKHKKEVGVASEELGSANAAADQKEQTTSEIRQDCVYRSCGRHEKADMIKFLVMDQDASRNCELYVPVSSNHSTVESSEESEEDMYRDEEEIEREKILLCGTSSSERKLSVSPEVDIMDYCRKEWRGNTPAAKRMRKGYEAVAQKFASIRRIRGDNYCAFRATLFQALSQATQLPMWLQSENFTMLPESLLSKYDWIKQWQLRQKPGKRMGEISDEIKEYLILLRKKWKNISEIKGPLEKQEACDELFKNEEEEYSLYEALKFLMLNTAIELYNADKSGKRVPVFSWLLFARDTSSNPCQLMQNHLNHIGHSGGLEQVEMFLLAYALQYTIQVYRLYKYSTDEFITLYPNDPEEDWPVVTLITEDDRHYNIPVRMCQETML from the exons ATGGAGAGAACTTTTTACGAAGGCAG CCAGGATAATCTTCAAGGGTGGATGACAGAACCAACCAGCTTTTCTACAggtgcagaagagaaaaaagagagtgtTCCCACACAGCTGATGAAGCATAAAAAAGAAGTTGGTGTTGCTTCTGAGGAACTTGGCTCAGCAAATGCAGCTGCAGACCAGAAAGAGCAAACTACATCAGAAATAAGACAAGACTGTGTATACAGAAGTTGTGGAAGACATGAGAAGGCCGATATGATTAAATTTCTTGTGATGGATCAAGATGCATCCAGAAACTGTGAACTATATGTACCTGTATCTAGTAACCATTCAACAGTGGAGTCATCTGAGGAGAG TGAGGAGGACATGTATCGTGATGAAGAAGaaatagagagagagaaaatactaCTTTGTGGAACAAGCTCATCAG AGCGTAAACTGAGTGTTTCACCTGAAGTGGACATCATGGATTATTGCAGAAAGGAATGGAGAGGAAATACACCAGCAGCAAAAAGGATGAGAAAG GGATATGAAGCAGTTGCTCAGAAGTTCGCATCTATAAGGAGAATACGAGGTGATAACTATTGTGCTTTCAGAGCAACTCTTTTCCAGGCATTAAGCCAAGCTACACAGTTACCAATGTGGCTGCAGAGTGAGAATTTTACTATG CTTCCGGAAAGCTTGCTGAGCAAGTATGACTGGATCAAGCAGTGGCAGCTCAGACAGAAACCCGGCAAGAGGATGGGAGAAATAAGTGATGAAATAAAAGAGTATTTAATACTTCTAAGGAAAAAG tggaaGAATATAAGTGAAATAAAAGGTCCCCTTGAGAAACAAGAAGCTTGTGATGAATTGTTTAAAAATGAAGAGGAGGAGTATAGTCTCTATGAAGCGCTGAAATTTTTGATGCTTAACACTGCCATTGAATTATACAACGCTGATAAAAGTGGAAAGAGAGTGCCTGTCTTCTCCTGGCTCCTGTTTGCACGGGACACATCCAGCAACCCTTGTCAGTTAATGCAAAATCACTTGAATCATATTGGTCACAGTGGAGGCCTTGAACAA GTGGAAATGTTTCTTCTTGCTTATGCTTTGCAGTATACCATCCAGGTGTACCGACTGTATAAGTACAGCACTGATGAGTTCATCACACTTTACCCCAATGACCCAGAGGAGGACTGGCCTGTGGTGACTCTCATAACTGAAGATGACAGACATTACAATATTCCAGTCAGAATGTGCCAAGAGACGATGCTGTGA